The nucleotide sequence TTGACCGTCAGGTTGTAGGGATCGTCAAATCCTGTTCGCCAAATGGATTGGGCAACCTGTTTCTGACCCTGAAGGTACTTTTAAACCTTTGGACGACAGTAGTGTCACTAATCATATGCGGAAATGACAATGAACCCATCTTTAGGATCCGACAGGCTCGATTGGGGCCTCCATCCATCATGGAGTCTTCTCGGATTGCAATCTCGATGGTGATATTTCTGTTGGCTGTGTCCTTATTCTCAAGCAGGTGGCAAATAATTCATCAGCTTTTCTCTGAAGTTCAATTGGTCGAGTTAGCGAATTCTCTGTGGTTTACTTTTTCAATTGGTACACTGCATATGCTTAGAAATGAAATAATTTCAGGTGGTTGCTTTCTGTCCAGCTCGCTCCATTTGTTATCTAAATGCGACATCAAAGAATGTTGTGAAGGTGCGTTACATATATATGAGTATTCAGGGTGAATCCAGAGGCTGACAATTCTATTGATAATCAGACACCTTTTGTTATTGAATTTTAATGTCACCTATCATTGGATGTCTCGATAAATATTCATGTGATATGTCAAATACAATTTTCCTCTTGGAGACCAAAACTTTTCCTACTCCTAATTGATATTGTACCAGCCTAGATATCAGGATTACCTGGCTTATGGTGTTTCTGTAATTTTTTGCATTGCTACTACATCTCTTTGCCAGCTAAGTTCCAATTCAAAACAATCTACCACTTTGTACTCCATAGCATATGTCCTTTTGATGTATTCCCTGACTtgaacaacagcaacaacaaagtcataagtcccaactatttagagttgattacatggatcttttgccgccATTGAGATCTATAAAAGTCATATTTGATATATTCCCTAACTACCAATGGCAGTTATGTTAGGTTTAGCTTAGAGTACAACCAATGGAAACCCAATAAGGAGCATGAAAAGTCATTTACattatgatttgatcttggtgaagaCACTGAAAATAAAGAAGAATGTCATTCCAGACTGTAAGAGGTTGTTTACTGCTGGGTGGCTGAGTTATGTTGGGAAGACCATGTTTATGTAGGAGACATCAGAAGCCATAAGTTAGATATCattaattacaaaaaaaataaaaataaagcatCAAATGATACAATAATGTGGGATTATGTGAAAATGGATAGTGATAAAGATGCTTCTAAGTGACGTTAAACCAACAGAAACATCCACTACATTTTGGAAAAATACTATTGGGTGTCACTTTGTCTTGCGTGTAAGATAAGGGATCGTTAAAAGAGAACTTAATGACAATTTTTATGCCATCAATTGAAGACCTAATCTTATGAATTTGCAAAGAAAATAGGGAGGTTTGTGGTTATGTGATAGTAACATTTAGTTAATAACCAATTTGGCCTTGAGATTGATTTTCTTTTTGGAAAAGAAGAGGAACATGCTGGAAATCGTTTTTACTGATTTGGAAGCACATTTGTAATAGAGTGAACAAAATGGTTGTTAAATGTAGCTTTTGATGTACAATGCGAAAATTACATGACCTTGGTACATAGAGCAATATATAGTCTTATAGAAAATATGTTGGATTTAATAATTTTTGGTTGATGTAAACTGAGAACTAGTATAAGCTTTTAGCCAGCCACCTGCCAGATTCTTACAAATGGCAGTATGGTGGAGGTACTGTGGTGGTGTATCAGGACAAAGCATATTGATAAACGAACATACTAATTGCTAAATGGGAACAGCGCAATTCCTTACAGAAATGTCCTTGAAGTATATATTGAAACCAATAGCTGTTTTAACTGGTTGACAGCCGTGGCCATCATAGTCATCAGCATGGAACTACTTTATGCATCAGTTAAGAAATAAATGAAGGAATTCTGGAATCTGGACAGAACTGCAACAAATGAAGTAAAAGACTTGACTTTACACTCCAGTGTTACTACTGGTAAATTTGTACAATCTTAACAACCTTGACATCGGCATATTGGATGTTTCTTTTAGAAGGCAAAAAAGAGACCATCTTTGGGACATTAAAGGAGAAGGACATTAGATATCTATTAGGAGGCATATCATAAATGATGAAATGAATAGATAACTGTTCAGATTATTGCAGCTATGTATCATGGTGATCCATGGTGCTTTGGTCAATTTATTATTCTCAAACCTAGAAGGAATGAAAAACGACGTCTGACATGTAAAACTGAGGAAAAAGAAACAGTGGCTACTTTAAAACATGCTGCTTTGATTAAGCTAGGGATATCATATTTTAACTGTTGTTTACCTTATTATGTAAGTATACCTCATACATGAATCATTTCAATACTTTTGAAATGAATTCAAAGCAAATTCTCATTTTCCTCAGAGAAAGTGTTAGGTGCAAGGTGAATGATATCAAAGCAGCTTGCATCGGTTTCTCAGAACCGCAAAATTATTTACCATATGAAAATAAAGCTAATGAAAGAACATCAAGATTGAATTCTGCTGAACTTTTTTATGGGTGATACTACATGCTAATCTTCCTTTGATCTAAAAGATGTGGCGTGTATGTATATCTGCTTTACAGTGCTGTTTCAGAGGACAAACTATGTTGCTTGTATTAATCTAACCACTGTCTGTGGATTCTGCTTTATATATTCTCTTGCAATTTTGTACTCTTCAACACTGCCATGGGTGCTTTGGTGACTTTCATTTCTGGTCTCAACTGACTTATTTGTGTTTTGAGATTAGCATTTGCTTCCAattgaattatatatatgtatacacatgtatACTTCCAGCTCTAAGAAAAATTTGGACAATTTGCTATTCAtttgtaaatgtaaattgcaaggaaTAAGTTAGACCATTATGCACTATCTAGTCCTGCTGGCAGTATCTGAGCTCTCTTTTGCCTAAACCTGGCTATGATCGAGGCATCGACATTAGAGTGTTCACAGCTGGATGTAAAATTTGTCAAAGATTTTTTATGGAGCATTTTCTCTTGAGTTTTGCTTCATTGCTGACTCCATATTCAAAATAAACTTGGTAAAATTTTATGCTAAGTAAGATATACTCATTCATGAAAAGTATTTCTGCAATCTTTTCTTCTTGTGAACATGTTTTTAAAGTGCGTTTTGAGTTTTATTTTTCATGGACAAGACATCTAACATGGTTTTTTCACCTGAACAGCTGATCAATAAGGACTGTGGACCCCCTCGTAAGCAATTACTGGCCTCATTTACAGCCAGAGATGGGTGTAATGGTCATTTCATTTTCTTATTGTTATCCTCATGCGAATTGCTTATATTCCTTCATGACAAATGAATTGGCTGTTTACTTTTCCAGATAAGAATGTGGAATCTGGATTTGGGACAATGAAAGTAAAACCAACCCAGTCGAATGTAGCTGAAACTAGTTTAGATGAATCTGGAAAGAACTATGATCATAATACAATGATGGGCAACCAAAAAATAGGTTTTGTTGGAGATATGTCATCTGAAACCTGTGCTAAGGTTTCCACCACAACAGTTGCTGGCAGGCCTTACCCAGGACACTTGAAAAGACTTTGGTCAGTAGCTGGAGAACAAGCTGCAATGCTTAGAGTTAATGCTCGGAAAGAAGTGACAAAAAGCTTGAACCCCCAAAGGACGATAGATGGGGATGATGAGTGTCTTGCTCGAAGATTACCTTTTAGCAATACTATCACAGCTGCCACTACATTGATGTCTTCCGAGCCTAGTTGTTATTTAGCAGGTGATATAGAAATCGGAGTTGGGGAAGCTGCAGAATCAATAGTAGGGCACAGAGCTTATGCTGACAATGAAGTAAGAAGAACTTTGAACTGTGAAAGAGTGATTGACAGTAGCAAAATGGACGCTGGCAGAAGTTTTCAATGTGATACTATCGCCAAAACTTCCACCACAACAATGCCCTCCAAGTCTGACCTTAGAATAAATGAAGCTAAAAGATCGATTCCCAAAGTTTCTGTTGCACAATGGACAGATGAACAACTATTGGAACTATTTTCTGATTACCCAGATGAAGTCGAGTTAGTTAAAACCAGTCTTTGATATATCAACACGGTAATTTATGTTTACTGTCACTAAATTTTGAAATGGAATACTGTTGTACTAGCATACCCTTTTTTAAGTTAGTGGTATTCATAGCTCTTGAAACTGCAAATTTTTGTGCCTCAGATGGAGTCAGCTACTTCATGGGTTTTGAATTCTGCTTTCTAGGCTCGTCTTGGATCAATATCAGGTTTTTCCTTTGATAAACAAAAGTGTCATATGCAGTATTTGCCTATCCACTGAGAAGTATACAATATGTGAAGAATAGGAAAGGACTTCAATCTTTTTCACACATATACTGGATGTAATTTTGCTCTGGCTTTGGAGAACTTTACTTGCTATTTTATTATGAATGGATCAGTACAAATAGATTGGTTTAGAGGATACTTTCAGCTGATCCTGATCATAtaagttctttttcctttctgtTTGATCTGTTTTAGGACAAATTAAAACATAGAGAACTGAGATTGTCATAATTATGCCTTCTCTCATGTACTATTTGTGCAATCGGACCTCAAAATGTGGGTTCTTGAGTAGTTGGTCGATGGCCACTGACATGTTTGGAACATGTTTTGCACAATTAAAAATGGCCTCAGATATTGTCAGAGAATTGACCGTCTATCATCTGATCTTTCAGCAAATTTTCTGGATAACTGTTTAGTACATATTGTCAATTTGGTGCACCTATGCTTTCACTGTTCTTTTGCAAATTAGTGGCAGTGTTGcagaaaaatatttatatctgATTTACGAATCTTGAAGGAACATCAGGCTTCTTAGGGGACCCCACCAGCTTTATTAGTTTGCATTACTCCAAAATTAGCTGCTACCAAATGCCATTATCTAGAGTTGGTATTCCTTTCGTGATGCCCACTTATAAATCTGAAAGCATGACAAATCTCTTCTGCTTTCTTTTCCAACTTCTCTATTTTTGAAAGATCCCTGAGTGACATGCCATTTATTCCACGACTCTCTCTTGTCCGATCCCTCGTATAATCAGTTGGCTCCTGTCATTTCTCCTGTAAGGTGGGTTGACCTAGTTTCCATGGGCTGGCTGATGATATATACTATCTTGTATATGCAGATGTGCTCCATTGCTTCTTCCTGTTTTTCACCCTCCATGACAGTCACACTGTAATAGCTTTGCTCTTTAAGTCTCATATTTGGTTACGAattgatttttaaatatttttcagtaTGTGGTGGAAATTGCAAATTGTTATAGTTACATTTCTCATTGAAGAGTTTTATTAATGATTTGGAACTGTAATTTCTTGTGTTGAGCTATGACAATTTGCACACTATGCTCTTTTTGTATTACATGGATGGATTTAAACTTTTATGTAACACTTGTGAGATTAGACTGGTTGGCACATTGTTTAACGAAATCTGATTACTGTGTTCATTTTATGTAACAAAAGGCATGTATTTTGTTTTGAACAAAACATTCACTTTATGCTTTTTGTTGTTCATGTCTTAAATTTCATTAGGATAATAATAGTAAAACTATATTTTGTTTTGAAGAAAACATTGTATATAATTTCTCAAGTTCCTTTAACTAGAAAACCAAGAGTTTGAAACCCTTGATAAGGAGTAAATGTTTTGGATGACTTGAGTTGCTCTGGCTCTTTGTTTTATATGTATATAAGGGTGGAACAATACTAGTGGTTTTGCCACTCACATTTTTTCTCTAGTTTTCATAGTGTGCAATATATGTTCAATTCAGCTATGATCATATTTTGTCATGAAGAATGATGGAACCTACAAGGCAACTACATCATGACAAGCATGCATAGATAATTTTCTTGGTCACAGTAAGTAATATAAGTTCCAGAAATACCATTTTACCTCTTGCAGGAAGAAATAAATGTCCTATAACCCAATTTATTAGGAGATATAAGATGTGCTGCTCAAGGTTGACTAATTCAATCAATGAAGCTCTGTTTCTGTTCATATCCCCTCTGCGAAACTGATATTtcttcttctccatttgttgcagGTATCTTAAACACCACAGTTACCTGCATGTGTTGCATGAAAAATGCTCTGTGctgataaaatttatataaaaagcaCCAAAGAGCTGAACTGTTCCAGACCTCTTTTACAAGAGGAAACCGAAAGGTATTACTAGACAAATCAATTTACCTTCCAGGGTTGCATTTGCTTCATATTTGCTGTGCATTTGTTCTCCTAGATGACATCAATTTCATTTCTTAGTCACTCTTTACTCCTCCATAAGCAAAACTAGAATCTAGCATGGCACGTATTATCATGTAGTATAAATTGAATCTCTACTGGTGTATGGACTTCAACCGTTTTTTTGCCCTCTTCCAGCTACATGTTTGGTTGCAACAGCCAGTTGCCTTCAAGGGGTTGGATCTTCAGCTGTGCTTTTCTAAGCATCGTTAGATGTGCCGGATTATTATGCTAACCTTGTTTCTCGTTCGAGTCTATCATGAACGATAGAGATTCTAAGTATTCTATGTcctagattacaaagttaatcttgatTCTTGTTCGAGTCTATTACGAATCTGGTCTCAGGAGATAATTGGATTTGATAAATGATCCTATAAAATTATAACCAAGTGTGTCCAATAAAAGTTCTTTATTATTGAGAAGATAGTGGAGTGATAGAGATTTCTAAAAGTTTGAACATGCTTGAGACTTTATTACACTGTCGAAAGATTTTATTAGACTATCGAAAGGACATAAGAGCTAATTTGTGGGAGGAATTATGTAGAACTATAGAGAACATTACGCGAATAGGAAGGGTCAGTCTCAACCGCTAGGCGTTACACTTCAAATCACCACACATCGATCATGTGAGGCGTTTAACACGTGCCGAACTGATGATGTGTTTAAATTGGTGTCAGGTAGGTCGTAACGTGTCTTCTAGATGTTCACATGGCTCTTGTTCGTTTCGTCAGTCTTAACGATTTATCCTAGCAACAATAATAGCCTCCTAATTCTTAGCCGTACCTTATCACCAGCCTTACGATAGGGCATCCGCTGGACATCGCATGTTGACCTTTCTAGTTTCTATACATCGTCTTAGGCTGAATGCGAACTCTATGCGGGATCCCTGTATAAGAAATATTTGTTTCTTATGATTGGTCCTCCGATACCGTCCATACCATCATCCCCTGTCATCACGACCGTTCATTTCATTATAATTAAAAGTATATATCATTAGTTTGATTTACCAAATATTCGGACGGTCGAGATGACTAGAGGGCATGAGACGGAGGGTCTAGAAGAGATCCCCTAAAGCTTCCCTATGCGCATAAATTTTGCTTTCCCTTGACGCTCTTCGAGTCATTTTATTTCTCTCCTTCCAACTATCGATGGCAGAGCGATAGTTCACAGCGATGATGAGCCCTCGgtacttcctcctcttccttcccttTCTCCTCGCCTTCTCCATCTTGCCGGACAGCACATGTGCCGCCGGTACCATCATCTTCACCACCCTCGGCCGTAGCCGCTACAACTTCGATATCTTCTCCCTCCCCATCGCATCCTCCTCCTCTCGCCGCCGCCCCATCGCCGTCGATCGCCACGGCGAGCATCGGCTCACCGACGGCGTCTCTGTCAACTTCAACGGATACTTCCCCTCTCtcgcctcctcttccttcctctcctcgCTCCTcccttcatcttcttcctccgtTGATTCCCTTCTCTACATCTCCGAGCGCAACGGCTCCTCCACCATCTACCTCGATCTCTTCCTCGCCTCCTCCTCTCCGTCCACTCGAAGAGACGCCCTTGAGTTGCAGACCCGCCTCCAATTTCCTCTGGTTACGGCCCCCGACGACGCCGCCGCCGAATCCGACCCTAATGTCTCCATGAAGGACCGGCCGTCTCTATCCGGCGACCTCCTCGTCTACGTCTCAACCCACCAGCCCAATCCTTCCCCCAGGCAGAGCTGGGCGGCCGTCTACTCCACACACCTCCCCACTGGCCGCACCCGCCGCCTCACCCCCTCGGGCATCGCCGACTTCAGCCCCGCGGTCTCCGCCTCAGGCGCCTGGACCGCCGTCGCATCGTATGGCGCCGCGGGGTGGCCGGGGGACGTCGAGGAGCTTCGCACGGCCATCTACGTCTTCCGGACCGAGGACGGGTCCGGAAGGACTCTGGTCGTCGACCATGGCGGCTGGCCATGCTGGGCCGACGAGTCCACTCTCTACTTCCACCGCCGGGGCTCCGACGGATGGTGGAGCATCTACCGCGCCACCATCAGTGTCGGAACGACCACGGTGTCCCTGGAATCCGTGGTCCGGATCACACCTGCTGGTTTCCATGCTTTCACTCCGGCGACGTCCGCCGGTGCTCCGGGAATTATAGCTGTCGCGACGAGGAGGCAAACGTCCAACTACAGGCACATCGAGCTGATCGACATGAGGAGCGGAACGAATGCTTATGTGGAGGTGACACGGCCGGTCACGCCGTACTCCCACAACTACAACCCCTTCATCTCCCCCGAGGGATCCCAAGTCGGCTACCACCGATGCAGGGGTAGCGGCAATGGCAGTCCCTCCTTGTTGCTGGAGAACATAAAGAGCTCGTATCCGGAGGCCTTCTCGCTCTTAAGAGTCGATGGCTCGTTCCCATCCTTCTCGCCCGATGGAGAACGGATTGCTTATGTCAAGCTGCCGGGGCTTTTCGTGGTGAACTCCGACGGCTCAGGCGGGCCGCGGGAGGTTTTCTCTGGCATCGCTTTCCCGACGGCGTGGGACTGGAAGAGGAAGGGGACCATCTACACTAGTTATGGCCCCGACTTCGCTGCCGAGGGTACCCAAGTGGACATCATTTCCATCACGCTGCCCGACGAAGACGACGACGATGCTGGGAATGCACAGCCATCGATCAAGAAGCTGACGACGGGGGGCGCGAACAACGCGttcccttccccttcccccaACGGCAAATGGGTGGTCTTCCGCTCGGGGCGCTCCGGGCACAAGAATCTGTACATCATGGACGCGGTGGAGGGCGAGAGCGCGGGGATCCACCGGCTGACCGAGGGGCCCTGGAGCGACACCATGTGCAACTGGTCGCCGGACGGCGAGTGGATTGCCTTCGCCTCCGACAGGGACAACCCGGGCGGCGGGAGCTTCGCCATCTACATGGTGCACCCAAACGGCACCGGGCTGAGGAGGGTGGTGCACAGCGGGAGCGGGGGAAGGACGAACCACCCCTGGTTCAGCCCCGACTCCAAGAGCCTGGTGTTCACGTCGGACTACGGGGCCGTGTCGGCGGAACCCATCTCCAATCCCCACCATTACCAGCCGTACGGGGAGATCTTCACCGTCGGAATCGATGGGTCGGACATCCGACGCCTCACGCACAACTCCTTCGAGGATGGGACTCCGACATGGACGCCCTACTTCTTGGAGCCTGCTGATGTTGCCGAATCGCTACAAGGCAGTGCTTGGTGCGAATTCGATGATTGCCACTGGCTCAACATACAGGCCCAGCTGGACGAAGCCGCCCGGGGCACTTCTTGCTAACAAGGTATCGTTCGGCGCACCCTTGTGATACATACATAGCGTTTGGAATGGTTGTAGTAATTTGTATCTGAGATGATGCATATAATCATAAGAACTCTAATAAATTACAAAGTTGTCTGTAAAAATCATAGCTTAAACATGGAGTGTATATGTAATTTTGTGGTGGTGTCGTAAGAAAGATCTGTACATTTGCTTGCTATCTGTAAAATTAGAGCTGAGCCGAGCCGAGCTGAGCTTTATGATTGATAAGTCAACAAACGTAGAACTAAATTATCGTCACCACCTAAGAGGGTAGCTCATGGTCCTGCTTCTAGGATCATTCTGATAAGTTAATATTCGTTGTGAGTGAGTTCGAACAGTTTTACTTTTGGGTGTCCCAAAAGTTTTTTATTCCTCTATTCCTCAACCACTCCATTAGGTTTTATCACGATTAGTTGTCTTGGGGTGAACTGAGCTAAGTGAGTTCAATATGTGATATGTATCAAGAACTATCATAAAAGCCTAGGCTATGATGGATTTCAATATGTGATAGTCATGCTCCCACAGTGTGGACATTATTCATCAATGGTTCAACCACCTTCGATAGGGGTGGTGTCGGCATCGTCTTAAACGACCCAGATTAGTACCCAGATTAGTAGATATGCGAGCAAGCCCTTAGATTCAAATTCAATCTCTAATAACAACACTAAATATAAAGTGCTCCTCTCGAGACTCTGACTGGCACAAGAACTCCAGGTTTTAGAACTAATGGTATTCAATGACTCACGGTTAGTTGTAAGCTAAGTGGGAGAAAGTTATAAAGCTAAAGATACAATTATGGTAAAAATACCTCGTTAAGGTACAAAAATTAGCTCACAACTTTTCTTGGCTTCGGGTGTTCCAAATACCACGTGAGGAGAATATTGAGGCAAATGCACTCGACTGACTAGCATCCACCCAAACTCCCAAGCCAAGTTGTCTATTGGTCCATCGAGAAGCTTGACACGATTATGGTCCAAGAGGAATCGAGCTAGATGGATGAAATCCTACATTATAAGAAAGATGAGACGCTCTTAACTGA is from Musa acuminata AAA Group cultivar baxijiao chromosome BXJ3-8, Cavendish_Baxijiao_AAA, whole genome shotgun sequence and encodes:
- the LOC135645296 gene encoding uncharacterized protein LOC135645296, whose protein sequence is MGEREAAEEPIRWEDAIDVDDSDLLHLLVPSSSSSPHPHTLSSLPPPLRPCSRFPPPPQTLAPVPSPSPPSVHRSAEEPSPFPATTTPLIPGPAGAVQAALRRQSASARRDRPLLDDHRMDDHGMDLDEEDGDFKLNPWLCALEFLGEDCDLVWPIDSIKTRATARVPQVVGIVKSCSPNGLGNLFLTLKDPTGSIGASIHHGVFSDCNLDGDISVGCVLILKQVVAFCPARSICYLNATSKNVVKLINKDCGPPHKNVESGFGTMKVKPTQSNVAETSLDESGKNYDHNTMMGNQKIGFVGDMSSETCAKVSTTTVAGRPYPGHLKRLWSVAGEQAAMLRVNARKEVTKSLNPQRTIDGDDECLARRLPFSNTITAATTLMSSEPSCYLAGDIEIGVGEAAESIVGHRAYADNEVRRTLNCERVIDSSKMDAGRSFQCDTIAKTSTTTMPSKSDLRINEAKRSIPKVSVAQWTDEQLLELFSDYPDEVELVKTSL
- the LOC103993528 gene encoding uncharacterized protein LOC103993528; amino-acid sequence: MMSPRYFLLFLPFLLAFSILPDSTCAAGTIIFTTLGRSRYNFDIFSLPIASSSSRRRPIAVDRHGEHRLTDGVSVNFNGYFPSLASSSFLSSLLPSSSSSVDSLLYISERNGSSTIYLDLFLASSSPSTRRDALELQTRLQFPLVTAPDDAAAESDPNVSMKDRPSLSGDLLVYVSTHQPNPSPRQSWAAVYSTHLPTGRTRRLTPSGIADFSPAVSASGAWTAVASYGAAGWPGDVEELRTAIYVFRTEDGSGRTLVVDHGGWPCWADESTLYFHRRGSDGWWSIYRATISVGTTTVSLESVVRITPAGFHAFTPATSAGAPGIIAVATRRQTSNYRHIELIDMRSGTNAYVEVTRPVTPYSHNYNPFISPEGSQVGYHRCRGSGNGSPSLLLENIKSSYPEAFSLLRVDGSFPSFSPDGERIAYVKLPGLFVVNSDGSGGPREVFSGIAFPTAWDWKRKGTIYTSYGPDFAAEGTQVDIISITLPDEDDDDAGNAQPSIKKLTTGGANNAFPSPSPNGKWVVFRSGRSGHKNLYIMDAVEGESAGIHRLTEGPWSDTMCNWSPDGEWIAFASDRDNPGGGSFAIYMVHPNGTGLRRVVHSGSGGRTNHPWFSPDSKSLVFTSDYGAVSAEPISNPHHYQPYGEIFTVGIDGSDIRRLTHNSFEDGTPTWTPYFLEPADVAESLQGSAWCEFDDCHWLNIQAQLDEAARGTSC